A region of Paenimyroides aestuarii DNA encodes the following proteins:
- the rplD gene encoding 50S ribosomal protein L4 — protein MEVKVLDINGKETGRSVQLADSVFAIEPNKHAIYLDVKQYLANQRQGTHKAKERAEVAGSTRKIKKQKGTGTARAGSAKSPVFKGGGTIFGPRPRSYSFKLNKALKRLARKSAFTIKAQESNLFVIEDFTFEAPNTKNFINVLKALGLENKKSLFVLGESNKNVYLSSRNLKRASVVTSSELNTYGILNSNSLVLTEGSVEGIVENLSK, from the coding sequence ATGGAAGTAAAAGTTTTAGATATCAACGGAAAAGAAACTGGTAGATCAGTACAATTGGCTGATTCAGTTTTCGCAATTGAGCCTAATAAACACGCTATCTATTTAGATGTTAAACAGTATTTGGCAAACCAACGCCAAGGTACACATAAAGCAAAAGAAAGAGCAGAAGTAGCTGGTTCTACACGTAAAATTAAAAAACAAAAAGGTACAGGTACTGCACGTGCAGGATCTGCTAAATCACCTGTTTTTAAAGGTGGTGGTACAATTTTTGGACCAAGACCTCGTAGCTATTCTTTCAAATTAAACAAGGCGTTAAAACGTTTAGCTCGTAAATCGGCTTTCACAATCAAAGCACAAGAGTCGAATTTATTTGTAATTGAAGATTTTACTTTCGAAGCACCAAATACTAAAAATTTCATTAACGTATTGAAAGCTTTAGGTTTAGAAAATAAAAAATCATTATTTGTGTTGGGTGAATCAAATAAAAACGTATATTTGTCGTCACGCAATTTAAAAAGAGCTTCTGTTGTAACTTCTTCAGAGTTAAATACTTACGGTATTTTGAATTCAAATTCGTTAGTGTTAACTGAAGGTTCAGTAGAGGGAATTGTAGAAAATTTAAGTAAATAA
- the rplW gene encoding 50S ribosomal protein L23, protein MSTIIKPIITEKITKDGELFNRFGFVVAKKANKVEIKKAVEKAYGVSVLDVNTMIYRADRTTKFTKSGMITGKTSAYKKAIVTLKEGDSIDFYNNI, encoded by the coding sequence ATGAGTACAATTATTAAACCTATCATTACCGAAAAAATAACAAAAGACGGTGAATTATTTAACCGTTTTGGTTTTGTGGTAGCTAAGAAAGCGAATAAAGTAGAAATTAAAAAAGCAGTTGAAAAAGCTTATGGCGTTTCTGTTTTAGATGTAAACACAATGATTTACAGAGCAGATAGAACTACAAAATTCACAAAAAGCGGAATGATTACTGGTAAAACATCTGCTTACAAGAAAGCAATTGTTACATTGAAAGAAGGAGATTCAATCGATTTTTATAATAATATCTAA
- the rplB gene encoding 50S ribosomal protein L2 yields MSVRKLKPITPGQRFRVVNSFDAITTDKPERSLLAPKKNSGGRNSQGKMTMRYIGGGHKQQYRIIDFKRTKVGVPATVKTIEYDPNRSAFISLLAYADGAKTYIIAPAGLQVGQKVVSGPEAAPEVGNAMPLANIPLGTIISCIELRPGQGAVIARSAGTFAQLVARDGKYATIKMPSGEIRLILLTCMATIGAVSNSDHQLIVSGKAGRSRWLGRRPRTRPVAMNPVDHPMGGGEGRSSGGHPRSRKGLPAKGYRTRSSVKASNKYIVERRKK; encoded by the coding sequence ATGTCAGTTAGAAAATTAAAACCTATTACCCCGGGTCAGCGTTTTAGAGTTGTTAATAGTTTTGACGCTATTACAACTGATAAGCCGGAGCGTTCATTATTAGCACCGAAAAAAAACTCTGGAGGTAGAAATAGTCAAGGAAAAATGACCATGCGTTATATCGGTGGTGGTCATAAACAACAATATCGTATCATCGATTTTAAAAGAACTAAAGTTGGAGTTCCAGCAACAGTAAAAACAATCGAATACGATCCAAACCGTTCAGCTTTTATCTCATTATTAGCTTATGCAGATGGGGCAAAGACTTATATCATTGCTCCAGCAGGATTGCAAGTGGGTCAGAAAGTAGTTTCAGGTCCAGAAGCAGCTCCAGAAGTTGGTAATGCAATGCCTTTAGCAAATATTCCTCTTGGTACAATTATTTCTTGTATCGAGTTACGTCCAGGTCAAGGTGCTGTTATCGCACGTTCTGCAGGAACTTTTGCACAATTAGTTGCTCGTGATGGTAAATACGCAACCATAAAAATGCCTTCAGGTGAGATTCGTTTAATCTTATTAACATGTATGGCAACAATTGGTGCAGTATCTAACTCAGATCACCAGTTAATCGTTTCAGGTAAAGCAGGTAGATCTCGTTGGTTAGGTAGAAGACCACGCACTAGACCAGTAGCAATGAACCCAGTAGATCACCCAATGGGAGGTGGTGAAGGACGCTCTTCAGGAGGTCACCCACGCTCAAGAAAAGGTTTACCGGCAAAAGGTTACAGAACACGTTCTAGTGTTAAAGCAAGTAATAAATATATTGTAGAACGTAGAAAGAAATAA
- the rpsS gene encoding 30S ribosomal protein S19, with protein MARSLKKGPYVHFKLEKKVVENAENGNKAVVKTWSRASMITPDFVGQTIAVHNGRQFVPVYVTENMVGHKLGEFSPTRSFRGHAGAKNKGKK; from the coding sequence ATGGCACGTTCATTAAAAAAAGGACCTTATGTTCACTTTAAACTTGAGAAAAAAGTTGTAGAGAACGCAGAAAACGGTAACAAAGCAGTTGTTAAAACATGGTCAAGAGCATCAATGATTACTCCAGACTTTGTTGGACAAACAATCGCAGTACACAACGGTCGTCAATTTGTACCTGTTTACGTAACAGAAAACATGGTAGGACATAAATTAGGAGAATTTTCACCAACACGTTCATTCCGTGGACACGCTGGTGCGAAAAATAAAGGTAAAAAATAA
- the rplV gene encoding 50S ribosomal protein L22 produces MGVRKRERAEQIKEANKQIAFAKLNNCPTSPRKMRLVADLVRGQKVENALNILKFNTKEASGRLEKLLLSAIANWQAKNADANIEEAELFVQEIRVDGGAMLKRLRPAPQGRAHRIRKRSNHVTIVLGSNNNTQSN; encoded by the coding sequence ATGGGAGTTCGTAAAAGAGAAAGAGCCGAGCAAATAAAAGAAGCTAACAAACAAATTGCTTTTGCTAAGCTAAACAATTGCCCAACTTCACCTCGCAAAATGCGCTTAGTTGCAGATTTAGTAAGAGGACAGAAAGTTGAGAATGCTCTTAACATATTAAAATTTAATACAAAAGAAGCTTCAGGCAGATTAGAAAAATTATTGTTATCAGCAATCGCTAACTGGCAGGCAAAAAACGCTGATGCAAATATCGAAGAAGCAGAATTATTTGTACAGGAAATCCGTGTTGACGGTGGCGCAATGTTAAAAAGATTACGTCCTGCACCACAAGGTCGCGCACACAGAATTAGAAAACGTTCTAATCACGTTACAATCGTATTAGGATCAAACAATAACACACAAAGCAATTAA
- the rpsC gene encoding 30S ribosomal protein S3, protein MGQKTNPIGNRLGIIRGWDSNWYGGNDYGDKLAEDAKIRKYIHARLAKASVSKIIIERTLKLVTVTITTARPGIIIGKGGQEVDKLKEELKKITNKEIQINIFEIKRPELDAYLAATSIARQIESRISYRRAIKMAIAAAMRMNAEGMKVQISGRLNGAEMARSENFKDGRIPLSTFRADIDYALAEAHTTYGRMGIKVWIMKGEVYGKRDLSPLAGMDKQKSSKPSGSGKPNGRPNQRNKRK, encoded by the coding sequence ATGGGACAAAAGACTAATCCAATCGGAAATCGCCTTGGGATCATCAGAGGATGGGACTCTAACTGGTACGGTGGAAATGACTATGGAGATAAACTTGCTGAAGATGCAAAAATCAGAAAGTACATCCATGCTCGTTTAGCAAAAGCTAGTGTATCTAAAATCATTATCGAGAGAACTTTAAAGCTTGTAACCGTTACTATTACTACTGCACGTCCGGGAATCATCATCGGAAAAGGCGGTCAGGAAGTAGACAAGTTGAAAGAAGAACTTAAGAAAATTACTAACAAAGAGATACAGATCAATATCTTTGAAATTAAAAGACCCGAGCTAGATGCTTATTTGGCTGCAACAAGCATCGCACGTCAAATCGAAAGCCGTATTTCTTACCGTAGAGCTATTAAAATGGCAATCGCTGCGGCAATGAGAATGAATGCTGAAGGTATGAAAGTGCAAATTTCAGGTCGTTTGAACGGAGCAGAGATGGCACGTTCAGAAAACTTTAAAGATGGTCGTATTCCTCTATCTACTTTCCGCGCTGATATTGACTATGCTTTGGCTGAAGCTCACACTACTTACGGTAGAATGGGAATCAAAGTATGGATCATGAAAGGTGAAGTTTATGGTAAAAGAGATCTTTCTCCGTTAGCTGGTATGGACAAACAAAAATCGTCTAAACCATCAGGATCTGGAAAACCAAATGGAAGACCAAACCAACGCAACAAAAGAAAGTAA
- the rplP gene encoding 50S ribosomal protein L16 has translation MLQPKRTKYRKVQKGKMKGVSQRGSELSNGMFGIKSLDYSFITSRQIEAARIAATRFMKREGQLWIKIFPDKPITKKPLEVRMGKGKGAVEYWAAVVKPGRIMFEVGGVPLAVAKEALRLAAQKLPVKTKFIIARDFEA, from the coding sequence ATGTTACAGCCTAAAAGAACGAAGTATCGTAAGGTACAGAAAGGTAAAATGAAAGGGGTTTCTCAAAGAGGAAGCGAACTTTCTAACGGAATGTTCGGGATTAAATCTTTAGATTACTCATTCATTACTTCTCGTCAAATCGAAGCTGCACGTATCGCTGCAACTCGTTTTATGAAACGTGAAGGTCAATTATGGATTAAAATCTTCCCAGATAAACCTATCACTAAAAAGCCTCTAGAGGTACGTATGGGTAAAGGTAAAGGTGCAGTTGAATATTGGGCTGCAGTTGTTAAGCCAGGAAGAATTATGTTTGAAGTAGGTGGTGTGCCTTTAGCAGTTGCAAAAGAAGCATTACGATTAGCCGCTCAAAAACTTCCAGTAAAAACCAAGTTTATCATCGCTAGAGATTTCGAAGCTTAA
- the rpmC gene encoding 50S ribosomal protein L29, with the protein MKKQEINNLSVAELQAKLGELTKQYAELKNAHAISPIANPLQLRTVRRAIARVNTEISKKALQ; encoded by the coding sequence ATGAAAAAACAAGAAATAAATAATCTATCTGTAGCTGAGTTACAAGCTAAACTTGGTGAATTAACAAAACAATATGCTGAGTTGAAAAATGCTCACGCTATTTCGCCTATTGCTAACCCTTTGCAATTAAGAACAGTAAGAAGAGCTATCGCAAGAGTAAACACTGAGATTAGCAAAAAAGCCTTACAATAA
- the rpsQ gene encoding 30S ribosomal protein S17, with protein sequence MEKRNLRKERIGVVTSNKMTKSIVVSETSKVKHPLYGKFVLKTKKYVAHDELNDCNIGDTVRIMETRPLSKNKCWRLVEIIERAK encoded by the coding sequence ATGGAAAAAAGAAATTTAAGAAAAGAAAGAATCGGTGTAGTTACTAGCAACAAAATGACTAAGTCTATCGTTGTGTCTGAAACAAGTAAAGTAAAACACCCATTATACGGAAAGTTCGTGTTAAAAACAAAGAAATATGTTGCACACGACGAATTAAACGACTGTAACATTGGTGACACAGTTAGAATAATGGAAACACGCCCATTATCTAAAAACAAATGTTGGAGATTAGTTGAAATCATTGAAAGAGCGAAATAA
- the rplN gene encoding 50S ribosomal protein L14, with translation MVQQESRLKVADNTGAKEVLTIRVLGGTKRRYASVGDKIVVAIKDATPNGNVKKGAVSTAVVVRTKKEVRRADGSYIRFDDNACVLLNAAGEMRGTRVFGPVARELREKQFMKIVSLAPEVL, from the coding sequence ATGGTACAACAGGAATCTAGATTAAAAGTAGCAGATAACACAGGAGCAAAAGAAGTTTTGACTATCCGTGTTTTAGGAGGAACGAAACGTCGTTATGCCTCTGTTGGAGACAAAATTGTAGTAGCGATTAAAGATGCAACTCCAAACGGAAACGTTAAGAAAGGAGCAGTATCTACAGCTGTTGTGGTACGCACCAAAAAAGAAGTGAGAAGAGCTGATGGATCTTACATCCGTTTCGACGATAACGCTTGTGTATTGTTGAACGCTGCAGGTGAAATGAGAGGTACACGCGTTTTTGGTCCGGTAGCAAGAGAACTTCGTGAAAAACAATTCATGAAAATTGTATCATTGGCACCTGAAGTGCTTTAA
- the rplX gene encoding 50S ribosomal protein L24, which yields MTKLKIKTGDNVRVIAGDHKGSEGKVLRVLREKNKAIVEGVNMVSKHVKPSATNPQGGIVKKEAAIHISNIALVDPKTNGVTKVAYKVEGDKKVRVSKKSNQAL from the coding sequence ATGACAAAGCTAAAAATAAAAACAGGAGATAACGTTCGCGTTATTGCTGGAGATCACAAAGGATCTGAAGGAAAAGTTTTACGCGTATTGCGCGAAAAAAACAAAGCAATCGTTGAAGGAGTGAACATGGTTTCTAAACACGTGAAACCAAGTGCAACAAACCCTCAAGGTGGTATTGTAAAAAAAGAAGCAGCAATTCATATTTCAAACATCGCTTTGGTTGATCCAAAAACCAACGGAGTTACGAAAGTGGCATACAAAGTAGAAGGAGATAAGAAAGTGCGCGTTTCTAAAAAATCTAATCAAGCATTATAG
- the rplE gene encoding 50S ribosomal protein L5 yields the protein MTYIPRLKQEYKDRVISALKEEFGYKNVMQVPKLEKIVVSRGVGAAVSDKKLVDHAVEELTKITGQRAISTISKKDVASFKLRKGMPIGAKVTLRGERMYEFLDRLVTSALPRVRDFAGVKSNGFDGRGNYNLGVVEQIIFPEIDIDKVNKIAGFDITFVTSANTDAEAKSLLAELGVPFKKN from the coding sequence ATGACTTATATACCAAGACTTAAACAAGAATATAAAGACAGAGTAATCTCTGCTTTAAAAGAAGAATTCGGTTACAAGAATGTAATGCAAGTTCCTAAACTTGAAAAAATTGTTGTAAGCCGTGGAGTAGGTGCTGCTGTTTCCGATAAAAAATTAGTGGACCACGCTGTGGAAGAACTAACAAAAATTACCGGACAAAGAGCAATATCTACCATTTCTAAAAAAGACGTTGCTTCTTTTAAATTAAGAAAAGGAATGCCAATTGGTGCAAAAGTTACTTTACGTGGTGAAAGAATGTATGAATTCTTAGACCGTTTAGTAACATCTGCATTACCACGTGTTCGCGATTTCGCTGGTGTTAAATCAAACGGATTTGATGGTAGAGGAAATTACAACCTTGGAGTAGTTGAGCAAATCATTTTCCCAGAAATCGATATTGATAAAGTAAACAAAATCGCAGGTTTTGATATTACCTTTGTAACTTCTGCAAACACAGATGCCGAAGCAAAATCATTACTTGCAGAATTAGGAGTACCTTTTAAAAAGAACTAG
- the rpsN gene encoding 30S ribosomal protein S14, whose translation MAKESMKAREAKREALVAKYAAKRKALKEAGDYEALQKLPANASPVRLHNRCKLTGRPRGYMRQFGISRVTFREMANQGLIPGVKKASW comes from the coding sequence ATGGCTAAAGAATCAATGAAAGCCCGCGAGGCGAAAAGAGAAGCATTGGTAGCTAAGTATGCTGCAAAACGCAAAGCTTTAAAAGAAGCTGGAGATTATGAAGCATTACAAAAATTACCTGCAAACGCTTCTCCTGTACGTTTACACAATCGTTGTAAATTAACAGGACGCCCAAGAGGTTATATGCGCCAATTTGGTATTTCACGTGTAACATTCCGTGAAATGGCAAATCAAGGTTTAATACCAGGCGTTAAAAAAGCAAGTTGGTAA
- the rpsH gene encoding 30S ribosomal protein S8, translating into MYTDPIADFLTRIRNASRANHKVVEIPASNFKKEITKILFDQGYILSYKFDDSSVQGTIKIALKYDKDTKESVIKDIQRISKPGLRKYASSADLPRILNGLGIAIVSTSKGLMTGKKAKTLNVGGEVVCYVY; encoded by the coding sequence ATGTATACAGATCCTATCGCAGATTTTTTAACAAGAATTAGAAATGCATCTCGTGCAAACCACAAAGTGGTAGAGATTCCAGCATCTAACTTTAAAAAAGAAATCACAAAAATTTTATTCGACCAAGGATATATTTTAAGCTACAAATTCGATGATTCTTCTGTTCAAGGAACAATCAAGATTGCTTTAAAATATGATAAAGACACCAAAGAGTCTGTTATCAAAGATATCCAAAGAATTAGTAAACCAGGTTTACGTAAATATGCATCATCTGCAGATTTACCACGTATCTTAAACGGTTTAGGTATTGCTATTGTGTCAACATCTAAAGGTTTAATGACAGGTAAAAAGGCAAAAACCTTAAACGTGGGTGGTGAAGTAGTTTGTTACGTATACTAA
- the rplF gene encoding 50S ribosomal protein L6 codes for MSRIGKNPISIPAGVTVEVKDAVVVVKGKLGELSQTFEKVDVKVEDGQVIVERSSDIKDERAKHGLYRSLINNMVVGVSEGFTKELELVGVGYRASNQGQKLDLALGFSHNIVLEIVPEVKVETVSEKGKNPIVKLTSADKQLVGQVAAKIRSFRKPEPYKGKGIKFVGEELRRKAGKSA; via the coding sequence ATGTCAAGAATAGGTAAAAATCCAATCTCAATTCCTGCTGGCGTAACTGTTGAAGTTAAAGACGCAGTAGTTGTAGTAAAAGGAAAATTAGGAGAGCTTTCACAAACTTTTGAAAAAGTAGATGTGAAAGTAGAAGACGGACAAGTAATCGTTGAGCGTTCATCAGATATTAAAGATGAAAGAGCAAAACACGGTTTATACAGAAGTTTAATCAACAATATGGTTGTTGGTGTATCTGAAGGTTTTACTAAAGAATTAGAATTAGTTGGTGTTGGTTACCGTGCATCTAATCAAGGACAAAAACTTGATTTAGCTTTAGGTTTCTCTCACAATATCGTTCTAGAAATTGTTCCTGAAGTAAAAGTGGAAACAGTTTCTGAAAAAGGTAAAAACCCGATCGTAAAATTAACATCTGCAGACAAACAACTTGTTGGTCAGGTAGCAGCAAAGATTCGTTCTTTCCGCAAGCCAGAACCATACAAAGGAAAAGGAATCAAGTTTGTTGGTGAAGAGTTAAGAAGAAAAGCAGGTAAATCAGCTTAA
- the rplR gene encoding 50S ribosomal protein L18, producing MSLNKSERRQRIQYRVRKTVSGTAARPRLSVYRSNKEIYAQIIDDVNGVTLAAASSREAGVAKGTKIETAASVGKLIAEKALKAGVETISFDRGGNLYHGRVKSLAEGAREAGLKF from the coding sequence ATGTCATTAAACAAATCTGAAAGAAGACAAAGAATTCAATACAGAGTTAGAAAAACAGTTAGCGGTACAGCTGCTAGACCACGTTTGTCTGTATATAGAAGTAACAAAGAAATCTATGCACAAATCATAGATGATGTAAACGGTGTAACTTTAGCAGCGGCTTCTTCTCGTGAAGCAGGTGTTGCAAAAGGAACTAAAATCGAAACTGCTGCATCAGTTGGTAAACTAATTGCAGAGAAGGCTTTAAAAGCAGGTGTAGAAACAATCTCTTTTGATAGAGGTGGAAATTTATACCACGGTCGTGTGAAATCATTAGCTGAAGGCGCAAGAGAAGCTGGATTAAAATTCTAA
- the rpsE gene encoding 30S ribosomal protein S5 — protein sequence MYQNYKNVEYVKPAGLELKDRLVAVNRVTKVTKGGRAFGFSAVVVVGDENGVVGHGLGKSKDVSEAIAKAVEDAKKNLVRIPLYGTTIPHEQKGKFGGARVFLIPASVGTGVIAGGNVRAVLESVGIHNVLSKSQGSSNPHNVVKATFDALLNMRSAATVAKQRGISLEKVFKS from the coding sequence ATGTATCAAAATTATAAAAACGTAGAATATGTTAAACCAGCGGGTCTTGAATTAAAAGATCGTTTGGTTGCAGTTAATCGTGTTACCAAAGTAACTAAAGGAGGTAGAGCTTTCGGCTTTTCTGCTGTAGTTGTAGTTGGTGACGAAAATGGTGTAGTTGGTCATGGTTTAGGAAAATCGAAAGATGTATCTGAAGCTATTGCCAAAGCAGTTGAAGATGCTAAGAAAAACTTAGTTCGTATCCCATTATATGGAACAACTATTCCGCATGAACAAAAAGGTAAATTTGGCGGTGCTCGTGTATTCTTAATACCAGCATCGGTAGGTACCGGAGTTATTGCAGGAGGTAACGTACGTGCAGTATTAGAGTCTGTAGGTATTCACAATGTATTATCAAAATCTCAAGGTTCTTCTAACCCTCATAACGTTGTTAAAGCAACATTCGATGCTTTATTAAACATGAGAAGTGCTGCTACAGTTGCAAAACAAAGAGGAATTTCTTTAGAGAAAGTATTTAAATCTTAA
- the rpmD gene encoding 50S ribosomal protein L30, with translation MSKIKVKQVRSKINCPENQKRTLAALGLRKLGQVVEHDNTPAIVGMVKKVQHLVSVEEIN, from the coding sequence ATGTCAAAAATTAAAGTAAAACAAGTTAGAAGCAAAATCAATTGTCCAGAAAATCAAAAAAGAACGTTAGCAGCTTTAGGTCTTCGCAAATTAGGACAAGTTGTTGAGCATGATAATACACCAGCTATCGTAGGAATGGTAAAAAAAGTTCAACATTTAGTTTCTGTAGAAGAAATTAACTAA
- the rplO gene encoding 50S ribosomal protein L15 has protein sequence MNLSNLQPANGSVHNQNKRVGRGEGSGKGGTAARGHKGAKSRSGYSKKIGFEGGQMPLQRRVPKFGFKNINRVEYVGINLDTLQTLVDNGTITDAIDFNALVENRIVSKNSLVKILGRGELKAKLKVTAHKFTATAKAAIEAAGGEAVSL, from the coding sequence ATGAATTTAAGTAATTTACAACCGGCAAACGGTTCTGTACATAATCAAAACAAAAGAGTAGGTCGTGGAGAAGGTTCTGGAAAAGGCGGAACAGCTGCACGTGGACACAAAGGGGCTAAATCTCGTTCAGGTTATTCTAAGAAAATTGGTTTTGAAGGTGGACAGATGCCTTTGCAGAGACGTGTTCCTAAATTTGGTTTTAAAAATATCAATAGAGTAGAGTATGTAGGTATCAACTTAGACACCTTACAAACTTTAGTTGACAACGGAACAATTACTGATGCGATTGATTTCAACGCATTAGTTGAAAATAGAATAGTTTCAAAAAATAGCTTAGTTAAGATTTTGGGTAGAGGAGAGCTTAAAGCAAAATTAAAAGTAACTGCTCACAAATTTACAGCAACAGCAAAAGCAGCTATCGAAGCAGCTGGCGGTGAAGCCGTATCTTTATAA
- the secY gene encoding preprotein translocase subunit SecY, which produces MKKFFETLANIWNIEELKNKILITLGMLLVYRFGAQVTLPGIDATKLHALSDQTDQGIGWLINVFTGGAFSQASIFALGIMPYISASIVVQLMGIAVPYLQKLQNDGESGRKKMNQITRWLTIGITLVQGPGYIYNLYKQLPPDAFLLGFDSFSFLFSSVLILTTGTVFAMWLGEKITDKGIGNGISLLIMVGIIAKLPMAFLQETQSRMVAGNGGAMMIVIEVIIWLVIIIACILLTMAVRKIPVQYARRSVAGEYDAASVSGNRQWIPLKLNASGVMPIIFAQAIMFIPPVIAGLSSSDGAQTVATMFNNIFGLEYNLVFALLIIIFSYFYTAITVPTNKMADDLKRSGGFIPGIKPGQETANFLDRVMSLITFPGSLFLAVIAILPAVAVSLLDVQQGWAMFYGGTSLLILVSVAIDTIQQINAYLLNKQYDGLMKSGKNRKAIA; this is translated from the coding sequence ATGAAGAAGTTTTTTGAAACGTTAGCCAATATTTGGAATATTGAAGAACTTAAGAATAAAATCTTAATAACTTTAGGTATGTTGCTTGTGTATCGTTTTGGTGCACAAGTAACCTTACCAGGTATTGACGCTACAAAATTACATGCTTTATCAGATCAAACTGATCAAGGGATAGGGTGGCTAATAAATGTGTTTACAGGAGGTGCGTTTTCGCAGGCTTCTATTTTTGCATTGGGTATCATGCCGTATATCTCTGCATCAATTGTAGTTCAGTTAATGGGTATAGCTGTACCTTATTTGCAGAAACTTCAAAACGATGGTGAAAGTGGTAGAAAGAAAATGAACCAAATTACAAGATGGTTAACCATTGGTATCACCTTAGTACAAGGACCAGGTTATATCTATAATTTGTACAAACAATTACCGCCTGATGCATTTTTATTAGGCTTTGATTCTTTTTCTTTCTTGTTCTCTTCAGTATTAATCTTAACAACAGGAACAGTTTTCGCAATGTGGTTAGGAGAAAAGATTACTGATAAAGGAATTGGAAATGGTATTTCACTATTAATTATGGTTGGTATCATCGCAAAATTGCCAATGGCTTTCTTACAAGAAACACAATCTCGTATGGTAGCAGGTAATGGAGGTGCTATGATGATCGTAATTGAAGTGATTATTTGGTTAGTCATTATCATTGCTTGTATTCTTTTAACAATGGCCGTTCGTAAAATACCAGTTCAATACGCTCGTAGAAGCGTAGCGGGTGAATACGACGCAGCATCTGTATCTGGAAACCGCCAATGGATTCCATTAAAGCTGAATGCATCAGGTGTAATGCCCATTATCTTTGCACAAGCAATTATGTTTATACCACCAGTAATTGCTGGATTATCCTCTTCAGACGGTGCACAAACCGTAGCAACAATGTTCAATAACATTTTTGGTTTAGAGTATAATTTAGTTTTTGCTTTGTTAATCATAATTTTTTCGTACTTTTACACCGCGATTACGGTACCTACCAATAAAATGGCAGACGATTTAAAACGTAGTGGAGGTTTTATCCCTGGAATTAAACCCGGACAAGAAACCGCAAACTTCTTAGATCGTGTGATGTCATTAATCACATTCCCAGGTTCGTTGTTCCTAGCAGTTATTGCAATTTTACCTGCAGTTGCTGTATCATTATTAGACGTGCAACAAGGTTGGGCAATGTTTTATGGTGGAACCTCTTTATTGATTTTAGTGAGTGTTGCAATTGACACAATACAGCAAATTAATGCGTATTTGTTAAACAAACAATACGACGGACTAATGAAGAGCGGAAAAAATAGAAAAGCAATCGCTTAA
- the infA gene encoding translation initiation factor IF-1, whose protein sequence is MAKQSAIEQDGSIIEALSNAMFRVELENGHIVIAHISGKMRMHYIKLLPGDKVKLEMSPYDLSKARITYRY, encoded by the coding sequence ATGGCAAAACAATCAGCAATAGAACAAGACGGATCTATCATTGAAGCATTATCAAATGCAATGTTCCGTGTAGAATTAGAGAACGGACACATTGTAATTGCTCATATTTCTGGAAAAATGCGTATGCATTACATCAAATTATTACCTGGTGATAAAGTGAAGTTAGAAATGAGCCCTTACGATTTGTCTAAAGCAAGAATTACTTATAGATATTAA
- the ykgO gene encoding type B 50S ribosomal protein L36, with protein MKVRASVKKRSAECIIVRRKGRLYVINKKNPRFKQRQG; from the coding sequence ATGAAAGTAAGAGCATCAGTAAAGAAAAGAAGTGCAGAATGCATTATTGTACGTAGAAAAGGAAGATTATACGTTATTAATAAAAAGAATCCTAGATTTAAACAAAGACAAGGATAA